The Pseudomonadota bacterium genomic interval TTTTTCATCTGTAGAATGATCCGGGTCTTCAAATGTAATAGCCAGTGGATCACCAAAAACTGTCGCTGCCTCCTGAAGTGTAACGTTATGTTTTCGGACGTTAGCAACAGCTTTTTTCGGGTCCCACTCAAATTCCACCTTGACCCCTCCTACCGGCTATTATATCAGAAAAGTCGATTATCGTAAATATTATTAATTAATATACCAACTTGTCTTTTTCTAAATACTACAACCACCAACAAAAAAATAGCAAGAGCTTTTTTTGCATCTCTGAAATATTGTCACAGACTTATTTCTACTCAGATGGTTTTTGCTGATATTGCAGAGTAAAAACCAATGTACTTTTTTGTGGAGTAATTGGCAAAGCGATTGCAACAAATTCGGTACGTGATCAATAAATAGCTACGAGAGTATTTTGTATAAAGGAGATAAAAGTTAATGATTACCACGAGAAAGTAAATAGTTATTTATAAGTCTAAGACGTCCCTCTCCCCTCTCCCACAATAATCAAGATCCCACAAGGCTTTCCTAGTCCAGATGGCCTAACCCAATGTCAAAACCCATGGTACTTAATTCGAACAGTTCTTTTGGAACCTGCCGCCAGACCAGATCATCAGTTTTATCTCGCGCTTTCCTCGCTAAGGCGACATATTCAGATGCACTCCAGGTCTTGGGAACCCGCTCTGGAATTGCGGACAAAAGGATACGTCTTCCCTCTTCAGTCACGTGGCTCTGAGATACCAAAGTGCCAAGAAGAGGCTCAACGGCCAGCATCGGAAACATGCGTAAACTACAGTTGACGTTACGGATTCTTCGATCTTTTTCGTCGAGCAGGAAATACCCACGCTCAACAAGAGCATTAACGTGTACTGAGCTAAACCAGAAGTGAATTGTCCGATCTTCAAATCTTTTGGCATCGCCTCGTACAAGCAACACGATAACCAAAAAACTGTAGTTTGTGCTAACCAGTAAGTCCAAATCTTCCTTTTTTATCGAAATAGAAACCTCTGCTTCATCGCGACCCGATGTGCTTGGCCGAAAATCTGAAGACATTAATCGTCGAGACTTGATTTGAACAGCGAAAGGTGGTTCGAGCAGTCGTCCTCTCAGGTGAGGCCCCATGGAACGCTCCTTTTGGTTTGTGACAATAAGGTCAAAGCCAAAATCAGCAGGGAGCAAAAAGGCCTCGTAGCCTGCTGAAAAAAGCTTTCCGGCCACGTAATGTTCGGCTTCAA includes:
- a CDS encoding BrnT family toxin, which encodes MEFEWDPKKAVANVRKHNVTLQEAATVFGDPLAITFEDPDHSTDEK